The Ipomoea triloba cultivar NCNSP0323 chromosome 13, ASM357664v1 genomic interval GGGGTTCCATAGACATCAAAAATATCATCAATAATTGTAGCTAGTGCAAGAATTTGAGTAAGAAATTTTCTTGGAAGATAATATTGTGGTTCAAAGTACACTCCTAATGCCCACAAGTAGCACTCCACCAATCTATCTCTAGCAAAAGACAGTTTTTTTATGAAGTCCAGTCCTTTCCACCACCTACTcaatattgaatgtacatattCTTAATTAGTTCGTTGGTATGTACACATAATAAATACTTTATCTGTCAAAAGacaaattgacaaaatttaatttagataCTAAAAACTTTACTTTACCTTGTGAGACTACCTATCTCCCATTGATGTTCCTTTTGCAACATGTTGAAGTCTAACTTTGCAAATTTCAAGAGTACAACATTGTGTGATTTATCAAGTTCATAAACTGATATGTATCTTTTTGCTTCTATCCTCGTTAATCTTTTGTGTAAAGGTCGTTGTAGTGACTGTCTGACTTCTAATCTTAGAGGATTGGTTAAGCTTGGTAGCATGGATTCAAGGTGAGAAGTGGTAAATGTTAGTGCCTCGTCCAAAATCTTCTCTGCATGCACTCTAAGATGCGACGCTTCGTACAAACTCAGCATAGCTTGTACATTGTTGATTAATGATTCCTTAAACTTACCATCATTATCCCTGAACCTTTCAAATTCATCTGTCGAAACATCGAGTTAAGAGCTCAATTCTAGCATAATATAATTGATTTCTTAGTATTATTTCATTATACAATACTTACAGCTAGGTACATGATACCCTTCTTGTCTGAGTAGTCGAAACTGCAAAGAGACCACATGAAGATCGTTTTCATTTTCCCCGGTGAATTCGTGGTGGGCTTCGAATACGTGTTGCAATGTTGCTTCAATCTCCTTTTTAAATTGATAACTCACTCCTAAGCGTTGGAGCTTGTCAATCAAGTCCAATTTTTGGGAAGAAATGTGTGGAGCCTCTACAAGCATGTTCTTCACCTTTTCCTTTAGTATCCGATGTTCTTGCTGTTCTTGTGTGTTTGCTTCctgcatatatacataaataaatataacataacataacataacataacaCCTACCTTATCTTCAATTTACCAAAGCATTACTAGggaaagtatatatgtatgtatgtatgtatgataTGATTTTTCTATAATATATTACACAATATACCTTaagaaataacattttttaatgaACTATTTTTGGGTTGTTAGTTACCTTTTGTCGAGAAGAATAAGGTAGAAAATAGTCACCCCAAATGGTTGGATGGAAATTGGCAGAACGCCGAGTAACTTCATGCAATTGAGTGCGGTTTGATGTAAGAACAGATATGGGCTGATTTGCAGCCATTTTATGGTTAGAAAGGGGAGGGAGgaaaacaaacaataaattcTGATAAGGAGTATGAGGTTTTGCTTGTATGTGTTTCTTTGGAGGTGCATTTCTATTTATagttaatgtttttaatttacttttgagTAACGTTATTGAGTCGAAATGTCCTTATCATTTGCTATTtccataaaaagaaaaaaaaagaaaaaaaaaagagaaaatgcatggctttttttttttttttttgttttcctccTAAATCATatacttgtgtttttttttctattgaattattcatgtatccACATTAGACcttcagttattttaaaagtgaccttgtggtctaatggcatcCGGTTGCACCACACAtggaggggtgggttcgagcctcagtggaggcgaatattggctctttgtgcttcatttggttaaAGAAGTAGCAAATAGAGAATTAGAGATAGGGAACAATCCACGTGAAAAGACTCAAAAAGAACAATCCACGTGAAAAGACTCAAAAAGACTGGTATTTGGAGCTCGCCAACTAACCAATTCGATGGATATGTAGTACGTGGCTTAGTTCATGAAGGCAGTCGGGAGGAGCGCCCTAAAAGGCGGTGGTCTCTTGGACGAAATTCGAGGAATCTTGTCTAATTCGGAATTTGATAACTTCTATGTCAATTAGGCAGCTCTCAATTACCtttctaaaattatatttgttaagaattcttcttattttttgtgTAAACTCATTATTCCTGTATAAATACTCCTAGAGTCACATTGTTAAGGGTTCCGATTTGAATGCAAGTGTAATTGTTCCTTTAATTGTGCTTGTATATTTTCTTcttaatattttctcaaaatgtTCACTAGCCGAAACGGTTATTGCGCAGTCGTAAAACCAACACCACGTCTTGTCAAATTCGATATCACGGAACACATGGATCCATGAAAATAACCACCGTATCCAAATCAATATTGCAGACTAAGTTTCATATTTTCTAGACTTTTCACAATATCaataattcttcttcttcaaggagTAAATTGGTCATTTTTCATATATCTTTGAAGCTTTGATAAATTACTggtattgtatatttttatttctcttcAAGCACTCAAGTCACATTCTTTGAATAACTGCATTAATGGCGGCTTCGGTCTTCCAAGTCAAAGAAGAGGGTGATTACATAAACAAAGAATTAGATATATaagatatatattaatttaaaacaaagaattaattaagaTTAGCTAAAGTATAgggtgattatatatatatattttttggttcaggtgtggccgtgctctcccgtgcggccgtgcggtcacacaccactcaatgttacgaaatacaccgctcaatgttaagaaacacaccacaatgaaacacaccacaatgttaagaaacacaccacagtgcgtATTTTTGTGGTGTGTTtattaacattgagtggtgtatttcgtaacattgagtggtgtgaaccgcacggccgcacctgaacctgaccctatgtatatatatatatatatatatataggatcgcgttcaaatgcgtactggccgcccaggagagaaatgcggacgaatcacagcgcgccacgtgtccggaatgtagttgcacctaacgttataactaggtgcacgtcatgttataactaggtgcacataggtgcacccaggtgcataaatgttaacaaggtaaattacttgcatctgcaagagaaaataggtgcacacgtgcaagtaaaatgtattacaagtgcaagtaaattgtacaatgagcatcaataccaagtgcacctaatgttataactaggtgcacctaatgttataactaggtgcacataggttgcaaccagatgcatgaatgttaacaaagtaaattacttgcacaagtgcaagtaaaatgtattgcaaatgcaagtaaaatgaattacatgtgcaagtgaattgtacagtgtgcatcaatactaagtgcacctaatgttataactaggagcacctaatgttataactaggtgcaacctatgttatacctaggtgcacctaggttacacccaggtgcatgaatattaacaaggtaaattacttgcatttgtaagtgaaagtatttgcgaaaataggtgcatgaatattaataaggtaaattacttgcacttgtaagtaaaaatatgtgcgaaaataggtgcacttgtaagtgaaactaggtgcacttataagtgaaactaggtgtacttgtaagtgaaattaggtgcaccaaagttccagttatttacgaaaatgccaccgcgtcattttcttaaaattgcatctgattcgttgatctggacacgtggacggctgcaaagcgttctcatttcttacctgggcggcagttcgcatgggagtgcatccctatatatatatatatatatatatatatatatatatatatatatatatatatatcgtgaGTATTAAAATATTAGTTTGTTACTCGGTTTTAGCAATAGATTTGTAACGTAATAATGTATGTTGAAGTAtgttaaatgaatattaatgtaCTCTTAAATCGTAATTGACCCCACACCATCTAATCCTGGCTCCGCCACTACTAtcaccaccaccaacaacacCGCtgccactaccaccaccaccactaacaacaacaccaccaccacccctaCCACACCATTGCCGCAATGCcgccaccaccatcaccacctacatattattattattattattattattattattattataaacaaataatatgttcattttcaagaaaatgaaccaaacagaaaaaaattttgttttttttttaactttcagccaaacaagaaaagaaaattttctgACATTCAGCCAAACAcccaaaaattataatatttttcgaaaaatgagtcattttctaaaaataattttccagaaaatatttttcaagtttcCAAACAAATCATAATTGAAGTAAAACTACACTTTTATGTCAAGCAAAATACTCATAGGCACTATTCTAAGGGTGCGCAGGGATAAACTTTTGAAAAATCGCATTAGAAAAATCATGTGCAACATGCTCGAACGCGCAAGTGTATTAACAAGAATCGAACTCTTAAActtctaatataataatcatactCCAACTTGGTCACCCACctaattaaagtaatttttgttttactattttattgGATTGCAGAGCATCCTTCAACTAACTATTACTGAAGCAGTACAGCACGCACCCAATCTAATAAagttatatatttcttttatatatctTGTAAGTCACCTTGTAAATTAGTGCACACCATTCCTGCCTGTTTGCTAATGTAAAGACAACACAATTCAATATTTAAGTGGTGTGGGAAATGCACTTCATAATCTCATGCTCTACTACAATATATAATCCATAAATTATTTGGAAGTGCAAACAATGAGTACAATACTACATAtcgttataatttttttgggcCAACACATATAATTAGAATATCTTTACATCAAACATAACAAAATGAACAATTACTATGTGTGCGATTCAAGTCATTATTATGCTTTTCACATCCATTATCCGAATGTATACACAAGATAAACTTCATACATTCCTGTGTAATAATTTGCAAATCAAACAAATGAagtaaattacactaaaaaGATTGAATTTGTGACCTTCAGgtactataatattaattatgttctTTTGagacaatatataattatatataatgtacacaAAGTTTTCACTACTACCAAACCTGTCATATTAAATTTCATCAAAAATCTTTTATCTCATTTTATTCATTTGTTGGCGGCTAAAATCACAACACGAATTTCAcccaatgtgtatttttaaatagCGACTGCAAACTCATCGATATATTGTCATTGTTACTCAGTTACTCCAATCTCAAACaaactggtttttttttttttgttttttttttttcacaatggATTAGCTCTACGCCGGTCTAATATAAGCTTTTGGGCCAAGTACCATTCCTCCTATCGGCCATGCTTTGCTTTGTGCTTCAAGCTACTGTCGAATTATTGCATTAGAATGAATAACAAGGAATGTACTatcatgaaataaaataacaacaacaacaacaacaaatgaataacaacaaaatgacaaattgatgataaaataaatcattaacaagaattaaaagcaagtgaaaaaagttaaaagaattttattgaactAGTATTTTAGAATATACATATTTTACTAGAACTAGTTCAGGCACTTAGTTCTTTCGAAacccttttcctttttcttgtttaaaataaaatcctcaaaAATAACACACCACAATATTGAAAACTACAACCGTACGTACATTTCTTTCTTGAactacatttaattttaattttattatcaacCTTGCGTACTGGTTAACCACCGTTAGTACTAAGTAGCTTAgacatttaaagaaaaataattaaataggcGGCCCTTGTAAAATTCGGCAAGAATCATAAAACACggttaagagtttttttttttttttttttttttttttctgcaagaTAAAAAATAGGACACGTTTGAAATGTGtgcatatataagaaaatagaaACCAGGGAATGCATGTTTGATGAAGAAAAAGTAGACTCCCAGAATGCATATTTGGTTTTATAGGAAAAATGAGTTAAAGATAATAAACTATGATATTATACAGGTATGTGTATAGTATtgtaacaataaaatatacttgTTGTTAACCTCACTCCTTAATCATTTATAAAGCATAATAGATAGTTGATGaatagtacggagtaattatatattacataataatttggAAAGTTAAATGTAATGAACAATTATTCGTAATTAGtgtttaataataattgattcaaaattatttcttaatagttattaaataatgaaaaataattttttttattaggaatcataaaagtgataaaattagtaataattaCGCAATGACTATAATTGTTTTTTTGTACTTAGATAagataattaattattctttagttgtaatttaataacataaaataatttatgattACTTTAGTAATACCAaccaatttataaaataataaaataatattacttattaggtaaaaattttaaaacaatataataataataataataataataataataataataataataatatgcttgCAAATAATAAAAGAGATTAATAAATTGTTGTGCTCCTAATTCCAATTCATTTAACAAGTTAAGTTCACTATACATGCCATGAAAGTAATATTCAACCGATTATGGATAAATATTCTAAACATTACATTTACCAATCAACATCATTAGTACGACGTTGTCCTGTGTATTGAATAATACAACATCATCTGTTGCACCAATTTGGAAATATGTTGCTATTTCCTCTTATAGTTGAGTGAAAAATGTTACATCGAAGTACAAGTCTAGTTTTCGATTTCAAACAAGTAGTTTTAAAGTGTCACTGAAGACATTGAAGTTGTTGAGAAATGTACACAAGAAAGCATGCTAGAGAAATGTAAGAagttagtaaataaaaatatcattttgagGAAAGTTGACTGTATACGTTAATGTATATTGTTTCTTACCACTGAATGTGCAAAGAAATCAATATACCAAGAACGGTGTCATGTTTGTAGTTTATTAAATGACAAGGATGGCGGGATAACAAACATTACCTTGACAGTTATTTGGtctaaaatataacaaaaaaaatatatacgtaGTTAAATGTATAATCTATATGGATTATAGTTTAATGTTACATTGTTCATAATGGTGAGATGTTATGTATTCTCCAGAACGATTTAGCTCTAGTTTCATCTCGTTGTTGAAGTAGGTGGCATTATTGTACTGTAGCCATAgtagaaaaaaatttcaaaagcgAAGAAACCACTGTCTAAAAAGTACAATGTCTTCAGGGTATAAATTTGTTCTCTATCATGAAATCTAAAGTTCCCGTAGGGTAGTGAATGTTCTCAACGGTAACTTCAATTCCTACCGAGCAACCATGGCGCAAAATAGCGGTCGTAGTCAAATGTTGTACTACATGGCGATGCAtgcaatttaaa includes:
- the LOC116002613 gene encoding (-)-germacrene D synthase-like is translated as MAANQPISVLTSNRTQLHEVTRRSANFHPTIWGDYFLPYSSRQKEANTQEQQEHRILKEKVKNMLVEAPHISSQKLDLIDKLQRLGVSYQFKKEIEATLQHVFEAHHEFTGENENDLHVVSLQFRLLRQEGYHVPSYEFERFRDNDGKFKESLINNVQAMLSLYEASHLRVHAEKILDEALTFTTSHLESMLPSLTNPLRLEVRQSLQRPLHKRLTRIEAKRYISVYELDKSHNVVLLKFAKLDFNMLQKEHQWEIGSLTRWWKGLDFIKKLSFARDRLVECYLWALGVYFEPQYYLPRKFLTQILALATIIDDIFDVYGTPKELLLFNDAIQRWDASAINELPNYMGVCYTALLDIYAEMEKELGPKGQAYQVKYAIIEMKKLVGAYYEEAKWFHDGRPPNFEEYMKNAIASSGYMMVATSCLVGISEDFVTKEAFNWVTNEPLIVRASSIIARLMDDIAGHKVEQQRGDVDSAVECYMKQYGKSEEETVKELQEQITRAWKDMNQECLKPTIVQMPILIRVVNLARVIDLLYKDRDIYTHSTTELKAIITSLLVDPIM